Proteins encoded by one window of Lathyrus oleraceus cultivar Zhongwan6 chromosome 1, CAAS_Psat_ZW6_1.0, whole genome shotgun sequence:
- the LOC127091040 gene encoding uncharacterized protein LOC127091040, which produces MDLDSDTETSLTNQHIFELYEFDEDNLEEEFEATNNIDESCEDNLQEEVETNNDTVYIAENVEAEPREKKRLRILSNEERMYIYHELLQKSVDGKLRKGATNEVASSNSVPLRTVQRIWKRAKESETRDVSHRKTKNCGRKRISIDENQIRELPFSQRTNIRSLAFALKTNPTSVFRLIKSGAIRRNSNAIKPLLKEENKISRLEFCLSMLEGTPHDPMFKSMHNIIHIDEKWFYMTKKSEKYYLLPDEDEPYRTCKSKNFIAKVMFLVAQTRPRFDSEENETFSGKIGVFPFVTHEPAIRSSINRVAGTMVTKAITTVNRDVVRSFLIDKVLPAIREKWPRDEFESTIFIQQDNARTHINHDDPLFREAATKDGFDIRLMCQPANSPDLNILDLGFFSAIQSLQYKEAPKTIDELISAVVKSFENFPSIKSNRIFVSLQLCMIEIMKEKGSNKYKIPHVNKERLERVGQLPIQIKCDPILVQEVKNYLNME; this is translated from the exons ATGGATTTAGATAGTGATACAGAAACATCATTAACAAACCAACATATATTTGAGTTATATGAGTTTGATGAAGATAACTTAGAAGAGGAGTTTGAAGCAACCAATAATATTGATGAGTCCTGTGAAGATAACTTACAAGAGGAGGTTGAAACAAACAATGACACAG TGTATATTGCAGAAAATGTTGAAGCAGAACCTAGAGAAAAAAAGAGATTAAGAATCTTAAGCAATGAAGAACGCATGTATATTTATCATGAGCTACTACAAAAAAGCGTTGATGGAAAATTACGTAAAGGAGCTACAAATGAGGTGGCTTCATCAAATTCGGTTCCTCTAAGAACTGTTCAACGTATTTGGAAAAGAGCAAAAGAAAGTGAAACACGTGATGTCTCTCATAGGAAGACAAAAAATTGTGGACGTAAGAGAATTTCAATTGATGAGAATCAAATTCGTGAACTTCCTTTCAGTCAAAGAACAAACATTCGATCTTTAGCTTTTGCGTTGAAAACCAATCCAACATCGGTGTTCAGGCTTATAAAATCAGGGGCTATACGGCGTAATTCAAATGCCATAAAACCACTGTTGAAAGAAGAAAACAAAATATCTAGGCTGGAATTTTGTTTATCAATGCTTGAAGGTACACCACATGATCCAATGTTTAAGAGCATGCACAATATTATTCATATTGATGAAAAATGGTTTTATATGACTAAAAAATCCGAGAAGTATTATTTGCTCCCAGATGAAGATGAGCCATATCGGACATGTAAGAGCAAAAATTTCATTGCCAAAGTTATGTTCTTAGTTGCTCAAACTCGACCACGATTTGACTCAGAAGAAAATGAAACTTTTTCGGGTAAAATTGGTGTTTTTCCGTTTGTTACCCATGAACCGGCTATAAGGTCAAGTATTAACAGAGTTGCGGGAACAATGGTAACAAAAGCAATAACTACGGTAAATAGAGATGTAGTAAGATCATTCCTTATTGACAAAGTTCTACCCGCTATAAGAGAAAAATGGCCAAGAGATGAATTTGAGTCAACAATATTTATCCAGCAGGATAACGCAAGGACGCATATAAACCATGATGATCCTTTATTCCGTGAAGCTGCCACCAAGGATGGGTTTGATATTCGTTTAATGTGTCAGCCTGCAAACTCTCCAGATTTGAATATCTTAGACCTTGGTTTTTTCTCGGCTATACAATCATTGCAATACAAGGAAGCACCGAAAACTATTGATGAACTTATCAGTGCAGTGGTGAAGTCATTTGAAAATTTTCCTTCAATTAAGTCCAATCGTATATTTGTATCATTGCAACTATGCATGATAGAGATCATGAAAGAGAAAGGTTCCAATAAATATAAAATTCCTCATGTAAATAAGGAAAGGCTTGAAAGAGTAGGACAACTACCAATTCAAATTAAGTGTGATCCAATATTAGTACAAGAAGTCAAAAATTACTTAAACATGGAGTAA